The Nyctibius grandis isolate bNycGra1 chromosome 3, bNycGra1.pri, whole genome shotgun sequence genome window below encodes:
- the ZHX1 gene encoding zinc fingers and homeoboxes protein 1 isoform X2: MASKRKSTTPCMVLANEQDPDLEMVSDLEEGPPVLAPADNPTAESVTSDEDVHEYVGSDNQKNTNKVEGGYECKYCTFQTPDLNMFTFHVDSEHPNVVLNSSYVCVECNFLTKRYDALSEHNLKYHTGEENFKLTMVKRNNQTIFEQTVNDLTFDGSFVREENAEQADSSEVPSSGISISKTPIMKMMKNKTETKRIAVFHSVVDDIPGEEKGTENEPNSEVVENPPLVVSESKASHSVVCSAADAPSAVVTPAPVLQPGVAQVITAVTAPQNSNLIPKVLIPVNSIPAYNTALDNNPLLLNTYNKFPYPTMSEITVLSTQAKYTEEQIKIWFSAQRLKHGVSWTPEEVEEARRKQFNGTVHTVPQTITVIPAHISTASNGLPSILQTCQIVGQPGLVLTQVAGANTLPVTAPIALTVAGVPNQTQLQKSQIHTAQPVAETKQVAAVPAPQPIKNEPALMNPDSFSIRAKKTKEQLAELKVSYLKNQFPQDSEIVRLMKITGLTKGEIKKWFSDTRYNQRNSKNNHGIHLNSDSCATIVIDSSDEMNESPTGVAPQNKSSWSAFPDFTPQKFKEKTAEQLQVLQASFLNNPVLTDEEMNRLRAQTKLTRREIDAWFTERRKSNVLKEEGAELNESNASSSKEEAGETSVGDGAAGAKSGCSTSSKIGKKSPEQLHMLKSSFVRTQWPSPQEYNKLAEETGLPRSEIVSWFGDTRYAWKNGGLKCCPVW; the protein is encoded by the exons ATGGCAAGTAAACGAAAATCAACAACACCGTGCATGGTCTTAGCCAACGAGCAGGATCCAGATCTGGAAATGGTATCAGACTTGGAGGAAGGACCACCTGTACTCGCGCCAGCAGATAACCCTACAGCAGAGAGCGTAACAAGCGATGAGGATGTTCATGAGTATGTGGGTTCAGACAATCAGAAAAATACGAATAAAGTAGAAGGTGGTTACGAGTGTAAATACTGTACTTTTCAAACTCCAGATCTCAATATGTTTACTTTTCATGTGGATTCAGAACATCCCAATGTAGTATTAAATTCATCCTACGTTTGTGTAGAATGCAATTTCCTTACCAAAAGATACGATGCCCTCTCAGAACATAATTTGAAGTACCACACCGGAGAGGAGAATTTTAAATTGACCATGGTGAAACGTAATAATCAGACAATCTTTGAACAAACAGTAAACGATCTCACTTTTGATGGGAGTTTTGttagagaagaaaatgctgaacaGGCTGACTCTTCTGAGGTCCCCTCATCAGGCATCTCAATTAGCAAAACTCCTATtatgaaaatgatgaaaaacaaaactgagacTAAACGTATTGCTGTTTTCCACAGTGTAGTTGATGACATTCCTGGTGAAGAAAAGGGAACTGAAAATGAGCCGAACTCTGAAGTAGTAGAAAACCCACCACTGGTAGTTTCTGAGTCAAAAGCGAGCCATTCGGTTGTTTGCAGTGCAGCAGATGCGCCCAGTGCAGTGGTGACTCCAGCACCGGTGCTTCAGCCTGGGGTGGCACAGGTTATAACTGCTGTTACAGCTCCACAGAACTCAAACCTGATTCCAAAAGTCCTGATACCTGTAAATAGCATTCCAGCCTATAATACTGCTTTGGATAACAATCCTCTTTTGCTTAACACCTACAACAAATTCCCATATCCAACCATGTCAGAAATCACTGTTCTTTCCACTCAAGCTAAGTACACAGAGGAGCAGATTAAAATATGGTTTTCTGCCCAGCGTCTGAAACACGGTGTGAGCTGGACGCCAGAGGAAGTGGAGGAAGCAAGGAGGAAACAGTTCAATGGCACAGTGCATACTGTGCCACAGACAATTACTGTCATTCCAGCACACATTTCTACCGCTAGCAATGGTTTACCTTCAATTTTACAGACGTGCCAAATAGTTGGTCAGCCAGGACTTGTTCTCACTCAAGTTGCAGGTGCAAATACGTTGCCAGTAACAGCCCCAATAGCTTTGACTGTAGCGGGAGTCCCAAACCAAACACAGTTACAGAAGAGTCAGATTCACACTGCTCAACCTGTTGCAGAAACCAAACAAGTAGCTGCCGTTCCAGCCCCTCAGCCTATCAAAAATGAACCCGCGCTGATGAATCCTGACTCCTTCAGCATTCGAGCAAAAAAAACTAAGGAACAGCTGGCAGAATTAAAAGTCAGCTACcttaaaaatcagtttcctCAAGATTCAGAAATTGTTAGACTTATGAAAATAACAGGCCTGACTAAAGGAGAGATCAAAAAGTGGTTCAGCGATACACGCTACAATCAGAGAAACTCAAAGAATAATCATGGGATTCATCTCAACAGTGATTCATGTGCCACCATTGTTATTGATTCAAGCGATGAAATGAATGAGTCCCCAACGGGAGTCGCTCCACAGAACAAGTCATCATGGAGCGCTTTTCCTGATTTCACCCCACAGAAATTCAAAGAGAAGACTGCTGAACAGCTGCAAGTCCTCCAAGCAAGTTTTCTTAATAACCCTGTCCTTACTGATGAAGAGATGAATAGGTTAAGAGCCCAAACCAAACTGACCAGGAGAGAGATTGATGCCTGGTTTACAGAGAGAAGGAAGTCAAATGTCTTAAAGGAAGAGGGAGCTGAATTGAATGAGAGCAATGCTAGCAGCTCAAAAGAAGAGGCTGGAGAAACATCTGTGGGAgatggagcagcaggagcaaaaTCAGGGTGTTCCACTTCaagcaaaataggaaaaaaatcaccagagCAGTTGCACATGCTTAAAAGTTCCTTTGTCCGTACTCAGTGGCCATCTCCACAAGAGTACAACAAGCTGGCGGAAGAAACTGGACTCCCAAGATCAGAAATTGTGAGCTGGTTTGGAGATACTCGTTATGCCTGGAAAAATGGTGGATTGAAATG CTGCCCAGTGTGGTGA
- the ZHX1 gene encoding zinc fingers and homeoboxes protein 1 isoform X1, with the protein MASKRKSTTPCMVLANEQDPDLEMVSDLEEGPPVLAPADNPTAESVTSDEDVHEYVGSDNQKNTNKVEGGYECKYCTFQTPDLNMFTFHVDSEHPNVVLNSSYVCVECNFLTKRYDALSEHNLKYHTGEENFKLTMVKRNNQTIFEQTVNDLTFDGSFVREENAEQADSSEVPSSGISISKTPIMKMMKNKTETKRIAVFHSVVDDIPGEEKGTENEPNSEVVENPPLVVSESKASHSVVCSAADAPSAVVTPAPVLQPGVAQVITAVTAPQNSNLIPKVLIPVNSIPAYNTALDNNPLLLNTYNKFPYPTMSEITVLSTQAKYTEEQIKIWFSAQRLKHGVSWTPEEVEEARRKQFNGTVHTVPQTITVIPAHISTASNGLPSILQTCQIVGQPGLVLTQVAGANTLPVTAPIALTVAGVPNQTQLQKSQIHTAQPVAETKQVAAVPAPQPIKNEPALMNPDSFSIRAKKTKEQLAELKVSYLKNQFPQDSEIVRLMKITGLTKGEIKKWFSDTRYNQRNSKNNHGIHLNSDSCATIVIDSSDEMNESPTGVAPQNKSSWSAFPDFTPQKFKEKTAEQLQVLQASFLNNPVLTDEEMNRLRAQTKLTRREIDAWFTERRKSNVLKEEGAELNESNASSSKEEAGETSVGDGAAGAKSGCSTSSKIGKKSPEQLHMLKSSFVRTQWPSPQEYNKLAEETGLPRSEIVSWFGDTRYAWKNGGLKWYYYYQSANANSLNGQGFAKKRGRGRPKGRGRGRPRGRPRGSKRLNCWDRGVSVIKFKTGTAILKDYYMKHKFLNEQDLDELVAKSHMGYEQVREWFAERQRRLELGIELFDENEEEDEMLEDQEDEEETDDSDTWEPPRHVKRKLSKSD; encoded by the coding sequence ATGGCAAGTAAACGAAAATCAACAACACCGTGCATGGTCTTAGCCAACGAGCAGGATCCAGATCTGGAAATGGTATCAGACTTGGAGGAAGGACCACCTGTACTCGCGCCAGCAGATAACCCTACAGCAGAGAGCGTAACAAGCGATGAGGATGTTCATGAGTATGTGGGTTCAGACAATCAGAAAAATACGAATAAAGTAGAAGGTGGTTACGAGTGTAAATACTGTACTTTTCAAACTCCAGATCTCAATATGTTTACTTTTCATGTGGATTCAGAACATCCCAATGTAGTATTAAATTCATCCTACGTTTGTGTAGAATGCAATTTCCTTACCAAAAGATACGATGCCCTCTCAGAACATAATTTGAAGTACCACACCGGAGAGGAGAATTTTAAATTGACCATGGTGAAACGTAATAATCAGACAATCTTTGAACAAACAGTAAACGATCTCACTTTTGATGGGAGTTTTGttagagaagaaaatgctgaacaGGCTGACTCTTCTGAGGTCCCCTCATCAGGCATCTCAATTAGCAAAACTCCTATtatgaaaatgatgaaaaacaaaactgagacTAAACGTATTGCTGTTTTCCACAGTGTAGTTGATGACATTCCTGGTGAAGAAAAGGGAACTGAAAATGAGCCGAACTCTGAAGTAGTAGAAAACCCACCACTGGTAGTTTCTGAGTCAAAAGCGAGCCATTCGGTTGTTTGCAGTGCAGCAGATGCGCCCAGTGCAGTGGTGACTCCAGCACCGGTGCTTCAGCCTGGGGTGGCACAGGTTATAACTGCTGTTACAGCTCCACAGAACTCAAACCTGATTCCAAAAGTCCTGATACCTGTAAATAGCATTCCAGCCTATAATACTGCTTTGGATAACAATCCTCTTTTGCTTAACACCTACAACAAATTCCCATATCCAACCATGTCAGAAATCACTGTTCTTTCCACTCAAGCTAAGTACACAGAGGAGCAGATTAAAATATGGTTTTCTGCCCAGCGTCTGAAACACGGTGTGAGCTGGACGCCAGAGGAAGTGGAGGAAGCAAGGAGGAAACAGTTCAATGGCACAGTGCATACTGTGCCACAGACAATTACTGTCATTCCAGCACACATTTCTACCGCTAGCAATGGTTTACCTTCAATTTTACAGACGTGCCAAATAGTTGGTCAGCCAGGACTTGTTCTCACTCAAGTTGCAGGTGCAAATACGTTGCCAGTAACAGCCCCAATAGCTTTGACTGTAGCGGGAGTCCCAAACCAAACACAGTTACAGAAGAGTCAGATTCACACTGCTCAACCTGTTGCAGAAACCAAACAAGTAGCTGCCGTTCCAGCCCCTCAGCCTATCAAAAATGAACCCGCGCTGATGAATCCTGACTCCTTCAGCATTCGAGCAAAAAAAACTAAGGAACAGCTGGCAGAATTAAAAGTCAGCTACcttaaaaatcagtttcctCAAGATTCAGAAATTGTTAGACTTATGAAAATAACAGGCCTGACTAAAGGAGAGATCAAAAAGTGGTTCAGCGATACACGCTACAATCAGAGAAACTCAAAGAATAATCATGGGATTCATCTCAACAGTGATTCATGTGCCACCATTGTTATTGATTCAAGCGATGAAATGAATGAGTCCCCAACGGGAGTCGCTCCACAGAACAAGTCATCATGGAGCGCTTTTCCTGATTTCACCCCACAGAAATTCAAAGAGAAGACTGCTGAACAGCTGCAAGTCCTCCAAGCAAGTTTTCTTAATAACCCTGTCCTTACTGATGAAGAGATGAATAGGTTAAGAGCCCAAACCAAACTGACCAGGAGAGAGATTGATGCCTGGTTTACAGAGAGAAGGAAGTCAAATGTCTTAAAGGAAGAGGGAGCTGAATTGAATGAGAGCAATGCTAGCAGCTCAAAAGAAGAGGCTGGAGAAACATCTGTGGGAgatggagcagcaggagcaaaaTCAGGGTGTTCCACTTCaagcaaaataggaaaaaaatcaccagagCAGTTGCACATGCTTAAAAGTTCCTTTGTCCGTACTCAGTGGCCATCTCCACAAGAGTACAACAAGCTGGCGGAAGAAACTGGACTCCCAAGATCAGAAATTGTGAGCTGGTTTGGAGATACTCGTTATGCCTGGAAAAATGGTGGATTGAAATGGTATTATTATTACCAGAGTGCCAATGCAAACAGTCTGAATGGCCAAGGCTTTGcaaagaagagagggagaggaagaccaaaagggagggggagagggaggccTCGGGGGAGGCCTCGGGGAAGCAAGAGGTTAAATTGCTGGGACAGAGGTGTGTCTGTCATAAAATTCAAAACTGGAACAGCAATCCTGAAGGACTACTATATGAAGCACAAATTCCTTAATGAGCAAGACCTCGATGAACTGGTAGCCAAATCTCACATGGGATATGAGCAGGTCAGAGAGTGGTTTGCAGAAAGGCAAAGAAGATTAGAACTTGGAATAGAGCTGTTTGATGAGAACGAGGAGGAAGATGAAATGCTGGAAGAtcaggaagatgaggaagaaacaGATGATAGTGATACTTGGGAACCCCCCCGACATGTTAAGCGTAAACTTTCAAAATCAGATTGA
- the ZHX1 gene encoding zinc fingers and homeoboxes protein 1 isoform X3, with protein sequence MASKRKSTTPCMVLANEQDPDLEMVSDLEEGPPVLAPADNPTAESVTSDEDVHEYVGSDNQKNTNKVEGGYECKYCTFQTPDLNMFTFHVDSEHPNVVLNSSYVCVECNFLTKRYDALSEHNLKYHTGEENFKLTMVKRNNQTIFEQTVNDLTFDGSFVREENAEQADSSEVPSSGISISKTPIMKMMKNKTETKRIAVFHSVVDDIPGEEKGTENEPNSEVVENPPLVVSESKASHSVVCSAADAPSAVVTPAPVLQPGVAQVITAVTAPQNSNLIPKVLIPVNSIPAYNTALDNNPLLLNTYNKFPYPTMSEITVLSTQAKYTEEQIKIWFSAQRLKHGVSWTPEEVEEARRKQFNGTVHTVPQTITVIPAHISTASNGLPSILQTCQIVGQPGLVLTQVAGANTLPVTAPIALTVAGVPNQTQLQKSQIHTAQPVAETKQVAAVPAPQPIKNEPALMNPDSFSIRAKKTKEQLAELKVSYLKNQFPQDSEIVRLMKITGLTKGEIKKWFSDTRYNQRNSKNNHGIHLNSDSCATIVIDSSDEMNESPTGVAPQNKSSWSAFPDFTPQKFKEKTAEQLQVLQASFLNNPVLTDEEMNRLRAQTKLTRREIDAWFTERRKSNVLKEEGAELNESNASSSKEEAGETSVGDGAAGAKSGCSTSSKIGKKSPEQLHMLKSSFVRTQWPSPQEYNKLAEETGLPRSEILPSVVKGKQFLKKFKITG encoded by the exons ATGGCAAGTAAACGAAAATCAACAACACCGTGCATGGTCTTAGCCAACGAGCAGGATCCAGATCTGGAAATGGTATCAGACTTGGAGGAAGGACCACCTGTACTCGCGCCAGCAGATAACCCTACAGCAGAGAGCGTAACAAGCGATGAGGATGTTCATGAGTATGTGGGTTCAGACAATCAGAAAAATACGAATAAAGTAGAAGGTGGTTACGAGTGTAAATACTGTACTTTTCAAACTCCAGATCTCAATATGTTTACTTTTCATGTGGATTCAGAACATCCCAATGTAGTATTAAATTCATCCTACGTTTGTGTAGAATGCAATTTCCTTACCAAAAGATACGATGCCCTCTCAGAACATAATTTGAAGTACCACACCGGAGAGGAGAATTTTAAATTGACCATGGTGAAACGTAATAATCAGACAATCTTTGAACAAACAGTAAACGATCTCACTTTTGATGGGAGTTTTGttagagaagaaaatgctgaacaGGCTGACTCTTCTGAGGTCCCCTCATCAGGCATCTCAATTAGCAAAACTCCTATtatgaaaatgatgaaaaacaaaactgagacTAAACGTATTGCTGTTTTCCACAGTGTAGTTGATGACATTCCTGGTGAAGAAAAGGGAACTGAAAATGAGCCGAACTCTGAAGTAGTAGAAAACCCACCACTGGTAGTTTCTGAGTCAAAAGCGAGCCATTCGGTTGTTTGCAGTGCAGCAGATGCGCCCAGTGCAGTGGTGACTCCAGCACCGGTGCTTCAGCCTGGGGTGGCACAGGTTATAACTGCTGTTACAGCTCCACAGAACTCAAACCTGATTCCAAAAGTCCTGATACCTGTAAATAGCATTCCAGCCTATAATACTGCTTTGGATAACAATCCTCTTTTGCTTAACACCTACAACAAATTCCCATATCCAACCATGTCAGAAATCACTGTTCTTTCCACTCAAGCTAAGTACACAGAGGAGCAGATTAAAATATGGTTTTCTGCCCAGCGTCTGAAACACGGTGTGAGCTGGACGCCAGAGGAAGTGGAGGAAGCAAGGAGGAAACAGTTCAATGGCACAGTGCATACTGTGCCACAGACAATTACTGTCATTCCAGCACACATTTCTACCGCTAGCAATGGTTTACCTTCAATTTTACAGACGTGCCAAATAGTTGGTCAGCCAGGACTTGTTCTCACTCAAGTTGCAGGTGCAAATACGTTGCCAGTAACAGCCCCAATAGCTTTGACTGTAGCGGGAGTCCCAAACCAAACACAGTTACAGAAGAGTCAGATTCACACTGCTCAACCTGTTGCAGAAACCAAACAAGTAGCTGCCGTTCCAGCCCCTCAGCCTATCAAAAATGAACCCGCGCTGATGAATCCTGACTCCTTCAGCATTCGAGCAAAAAAAACTAAGGAACAGCTGGCAGAATTAAAAGTCAGCTACcttaaaaatcagtttcctCAAGATTCAGAAATTGTTAGACTTATGAAAATAACAGGCCTGACTAAAGGAGAGATCAAAAAGTGGTTCAGCGATACACGCTACAATCAGAGAAACTCAAAGAATAATCATGGGATTCATCTCAACAGTGATTCATGTGCCACCATTGTTATTGATTCAAGCGATGAAATGAATGAGTCCCCAACGGGAGTCGCTCCACAGAACAAGTCATCATGGAGCGCTTTTCCTGATTTCACCCCACAGAAATTCAAAGAGAAGACTGCTGAACAGCTGCAAGTCCTCCAAGCAAGTTTTCTTAATAACCCTGTCCTTACTGATGAAGAGATGAATAGGTTAAGAGCCCAAACCAAACTGACCAGGAGAGAGATTGATGCCTGGTTTACAGAGAGAAGGAAGTCAAATGTCTTAAAGGAAGAGGGAGCTGAATTGAATGAGAGCAATGCTAGCAGCTCAAAAGAAGAGGCTGGAGAAACATCTGTGGGAgatggagcagcaggagcaaaaTCAGGGTGTTCCACTTCaagcaaaataggaaaaaaatcaccagagCAGTTGCACATGCTTAAAAGTTCCTTTGTCCGTACTCAGTGGCCATCTCCACAAGAGTACAACAAGCTGGCGGAAGAAACTGGACTCCCAAGATCAGAAATT CTGCCCAGTGTGGTGAAGGGGAAGCAATTCTTGAAAAAGTTCAAGATAACTGGTTAA
- the C3H8orf76 gene encoding LOW QUALITY PROTEIN: uncharacterized protein C8orf76 homolog (The sequence of the model RefSeq protein was modified relative to this genomic sequence to represent the inferred CDS: inserted 1 base in 1 codon), with translation MEALLGWEFEDSLFAPXRERGQGGGAGPTCGAKHCEPRWFRGDADGGDGCGDGGLTTTSSGRTWAYRQREFEKALCEYSNCLLLLPPSNIAMRRDVQEGQARCLSRLGRHKEALDVAEKMRTGATNTDHLTTVLNLQFAIYQDLENVEKKITCLQQLICLHPFNPWYWKFLAEAYMSLLQSLSPLVIPETYLNQSEKASVSDSSFKPSTGRKINLQPHRSDGQKEGPWSSLATETKRENAVTCRSSQAVKEFLCILEEPEGTDEGKCAASESWEQNMSKKVGIKACASFIRARLLLQLIQLQQSSFALENNIKGQKEIDDKVTQLGFNENSLLLMAKVMGQDLIPEKLKEEFQGEVKCIGPSALSSLVTASATEFEIKWFGNLQDDLCHFDR, from the exons ATGGAGgcgctgctgggctgggagttCGAGGACTCGCTCTTCGCCC ACCGGGAGCGGGGccagggcggcggggccgggccgacATGCGGAGCGAAGCACTGCGAGCCCCGC TGGTTTCGCGGCGATGCGGACGGCGGGGACGGCTGCGGGGACGGCGGGCTGACGACCACAAGTTCCGGGCGGACTTGGGCCTACCGGCAGCGGGAGTTTGAG AAAGCCCTGTGTGAATACTCCAACTGCTTGCTACTCTTACCTCCCAGTAACATTGCAATGAGGCGAGATGTCCAAGAGGGCCAGGCTCGGTGTTTATCTCGCCTAGGAAGGCACAAGGAGGCTCTGGATGTTGCAGAAAAAATG AGAACCGGCGCTACTAATACAGATCACTTAACGACGGTTCTCAACCTGCAGTTTGCCATTTACCAGGATCtggaaaatgtagaaaaaaagatCACGTGTCTGCAGCAACTGATCTGCTTACATCCTTTCAACCCTTGGTACTGGAAGTTCCTTGCTGAAGCTTATAtgagccttttacagagtttgTCTCCATTAGTCATTCCAGAAACATATCTAAATCAATCTGAAAAGGCTAGTGTAAGTGATAGCAGTTTCAAACCATCAACTGGAAGAAAGATTAATTTGCAGCCTCACAGATCAGACGGCCAGAAAGAAGGCCCTTGGTCCAGCCTTGCTACAGAAACAAAGAGGGAGAATGCAGTGACTTGTAGGAGCAGCCAAGCTGTAAAAGAATTCCTCTGCATTTTGGAAGAACCAGAAGGGACAGATGAAGGGAAATGTGCAGCCTCTGAGTCCTGGGAGCAGAACATGTCGAAGAAAGTTGGGATAAAGGCATGTGCCTCATTTATTAGAGCAAG GCTTTTACTTCAGCTTATCCAGTTGCAGCAGTCATCCTTTGCACtagaaaataacataaaagGTCAAAAAGAAATAGATGACAAAGTGACGCAACTTGGTTTCAATGAAAACTCCTTGCTGTTGATGGCCAAG GTTATGGGGCAGGATCTTAtaccagaaaaattaaaagaggaaTTTCAAGGTGAGGTAAAATGCATAGGCCCTTCAGCACTGTCATCATTGGTAACTGCATCAGCCACAGAATTTGAAATCAAATGGTTCGGTAATCTTCAAGATGATTTATGTCACTTTGACAGATAA